In one Amaranthus tricolor cultivar Red isolate AtriRed21 chromosome 8, ASM2621246v1, whole genome shotgun sequence genomic region, the following are encoded:
- the LOC130820496 gene encoding U1 small nuclear ribonucleoprotein 70 kDa-like: MGDFNDSSNNDAFLRNQNAAVQGRTKAQNRANVLQLKMMGQSHPTGLTPNLLKLFEPRPPLEYKPPLEKRKCPPYMGMAQYVNLFAEPGHPEYALPVKEAETRIQKKARIHQLRLERGAAKVAEELEKYDPSSNINATEDPYKTLFVSRLSYETSESRLKREFETYGAIKRVKMIYDKETNKPKGYAFIEYAHTRDMKAAYKQADGRKIDGRRVLVDVERGRTVPNWRPRRLGGGLGTTRVGNEDVNQRLSTRELQSGGPSRSEEPRIREDRDREKSRDRDRERDREREKSHERSHGRTRDRDHKEDRHHRDRDRTRDKERERERGRDRGLDRTRDRERGKDRARGHDRDKDHGRSHDRHRDRDRDYDSVEADHDRGHSRDGDYDLDHGEAKHDRGRHGERERGYDHGPTDEDQRYYEADLGNKHETEHDDHYGHHRSRGPYDDKAVINDDDRYNHYASESGHMEEDNHNYERDA, translated from the exons ATGGGAGACTTCAATGACAGTAGTAACAACGATGCTTTCTTGCGAAACCAAAATGCTGCTGTTCAAGGTCGCACCAAAGCCCAGAATCGTGCTAATGTTCTTCAGCTTAAAATG ATGGGACAGTCTCATCCGACTGGTTTGACGCCAAACTTGTTGAAGCTTTTCGAGCCCCGACCTCCTTTGGAATATAAGCCGCCGCTGGAGAAGAGGAAATGTCCTCCTTATATGG GAATGGCCCAATATGTAAATCTTTTTGCTGAACCTGGTCACCCTGAGTATGCCCTGCCTGTTAAAGAAGCTGAAACTAGG ATACAAAAGAAGGCCAGAATACATCAATTACGACTAGAGAGGGGTGCTGCAAAGGTTGCGGAAGAGCTTGAGAAAT ATGATCCATCAAGTAACATAAATGCGACTGAAGACCCATACAAGACTTTATTTGTTTCGAGGCTG AGTTACGAGACCTCAGAGAGCAGGTTGAAAAGGGAGTTTGAAACCTATGGGGCCATAAAGCGG GTAAAAATGATCTATGACAAGGAGACGAACAAACCAAAAGGTTATGCTTTCATAGAATATGCTCATACAAGGGACATGAAAG CTGCATATAAACAAGCTGATGGAAGAAAAATTGACGGAAGAAGGGTTCTTGTAGATGTGGAACGTGGAAGAACTGTCCCAAACTGGCGGCCTCGTAGACTGGGTGGTGGATTAGGAACAACTAGAGTTGGTAATGAAGACGTCAATCAAAGGCTTTCTACAAG GGAACTTCAATCTGGAGGTCCATCTCGATCGGAGGAGCCCAGAATACGAGAGGATAG AGATAGAGAAAAATCTCGAGATAGGGATAGAGAGAGAGATAGGGAGCGAGAAAAATCTCATGAGCGGTCCCATGGAAGGACAAGAGATCGGGATCACAAAGAGGATAGGCACCACAGAGACCGTGACAGAACCAGAGATAAAGAGAGGGAAAGAGAACGTGGCCGCGATCGTGGCCTTGATCGTACACGTGATCGTGAAAGAGGTAAGGACCGTGCCCGTGGTCATGATAGAGATAAGGATCATGGACGTTCTCATGATAGGCATCGAGACAGGGACCGTGACTATGATTCTGTTGAGGCAGACCATGATCGTGGGCATTCCCGTGATGGAGATTATGATCTTGATCACGGGGAAGCAAAACATGATCGTGGAAGACATGGTGAAAGAGAACGAGGTTATGATCATGGTCCCACTGACGAAGATCAAAGGTATTATGAGGCTGATCTTGGGAACAAGCATGAAACCGAGCATGATGACCATTATGGACATCACCGGAGCCGAGGACCCTATGATGACAAAGCCGTTATAAACGATGATGATCGTTATAATCATTATGCTAGTGAGAGTGGCCATATGGAAGAAGACAACCACAATTATGAGCGGGATGCCTGA
- the LOC130820497 gene encoding UPF0496 protein At4g34320-like codes for MGAKSSKIPSNDANPPVNDENTNTQMNNNELSSYLQACQLDPDVQVFDSHLHERTTHIINSLTNVGDEGFEVHSLSLDSLRQVAGCLIDMNQEVVRVILECKKDIWNNQDLFALVQDYFEYSVQTLDFFTALDRCLKRVRDRHIIIQVALHQFEDNFGNGENFLQELRKFKEAGDPFTEEFFSIFKSVYKQQVQMFEKLQLRKHKLDKKLKSLNIYRKVSNIIFAATFVAVIICSVVAAAISAPPLVTALAAAASAPMGGIGRWMNSLWKKYEKEFKIQRELINSMQVGTYIVIKDLDSIRVLVDKLEIQVESMLANAEIVLTQEGEVTKVIEAIKVKQTEFLEAIEELAEYGNKYSRDIRRARTVILQRIIKHPNDD; via the coding sequence ATGGGTGCTAAATCAAGCAAAATACCGTCAAATGATGCAAACCCACCTgtaaatgatgaaaatacaaaCACCcagatgaacaataatgaattaaGCTCTTATTTACAGGCTTGTCAACTCGACCCAGATGTTCAAGTCTTCGATTCTCACCTCCATGAACGCACTACTCACATCATTAATTCCCTTACTAATGTTGGGGATGAAGGTTTTGAGGTTCATTCTTTATCCCTTGATTCTCTTAGACAAGTTGCTGGTTGTTTAATTGATATGAATCAGGAAGTTGTTAGAGTAATTTTAGAATGCAAAAAAGATATTTGGAATAATCAGGATTTATTCGCTTTAGTACAAGATTATTTTGAGTATAGTGTACAAACCCTAGATTTTTTTACCGCCCTTGATAGATGTCTCAAAAGGGTTCGTGATCGTCACATAATTATTCAAGTTGCTTTACATCAATTTGAAGATAATTTCGGAAATGGTGAGAATTTTTTGCAGGAATTAAGGAAATTTAAGGAAGCTGGTGACCCTTTTACTGAGGAATTTTTCAGTATTTTTAAATCTGTTTATAAACAACAAGTACAGATGTTTGAGAAATTGCAACTTAGAAAACATAAGCTTgataagaaattgaaatcattgAACATATATAGGAAGGTTTCAAACATAATATTTGCAGCCACATTTGTGGCAGTGATTATATGTTCTGTGGTTGCTGCCGCCATTTCGGCCCCACCGTTGGTGACGGCTCTGGCTGCTGCCGCCTCTGCTCCGATGGGGGGAATCGGTAGGTGGATGAATTCATTGTGGAAGAAGTATGAGAAGGAGTTTAAGATTCAGAGGGAGTTAATTAACTCGATGCAAGTCGGGACTTACATTGTAATCAAAGACTTAGATAGCATTCGTGTTCTTGTCGATAAGTTAGAGATTCAAGTCGAATCAATGTTAGCAAATGCTGAAATCGTGCTTACCCAAGAGGGGGAAGTTACGAAGGTGATAGAGGCGATCAAGGTTAAGCAAACGGAGTTTTTGGAGGCTATTGAGGAGCTTGCGGAGTATGGGAACAAGTACAGCCGAGATATAAGAAGGGCTAGGACAGTGATCCTGCAACGGATCATCAAGCATCCGAATGATGATTGA
- the LOC130820498 gene encoding geranylgeranyl pyrophosphate synthase, chloroplastic, producing the protein MACTSCTINLGIWVQTSSIYKANSRSRSSISKIINHGSNTFSLSPLLTRKSPKKLSTISAILTRNETAIDPSENKKPQEIPSTVPFDFKLYMVEKAKSVNKALDMAVTLKHPEKIHEAMRYSLLAGGKRVRPMLCIAACELVGGDEAAAMAAACAVEMIHTMSLIHDDLPCMDNDDLRRGKPTNHKVFGEDVAVLAGDSLLSFAFEHMATATPLNQVSPGQVVRAVGELARVIGAEGLVAGQVVDIDSEGAVDVGLEQLEFIHIHKTAKLLEGSVVLGAIIGGGSDEEVERLRKFAIGIGLLFQVVDDILDVTKSSEELGKTAGKDLVADKVTFPKLMGIEKSREYAEKLVKEAKEQLVGFDQEKAKPLIALADYIAYRQN; encoded by the coding sequence ATGGCTTGCACTAGTTGTACTATCAATCTGGGAATTTGGGTTCAAACATCTTCAATTTACAAGGCTAATTCTAGATCTAGATCTTCCATTTCAAAGATTATTAACCATGGCAGCAATACTTTTTCTTTATCCCCTTTACTCACAAGAAAATCACCTAAAAAGTTATCTACAATTTCTGCAATCCTTACAAGAAATGAAACCGCAATTGACCCATCTGAGAACAAAAAACCCCAAGAAATCCCATCAACAGTACCGTTTGATTTCAAGTTATACATGGTGGAAAAGGCAAAATCGGTGAATAAAGCTTTAGATATGGCGGTAACTCTTAAACATCCGGAAAAAATCCATGAAGCTATGAGATATTCATTGCTTGCAGGGGGGAAGAGGGTTAGGCCAATGCTTTGTATCGCCGCTTGCGAACTTGTAGGCGGTGATGAAGCGGCTGCTATGGCTGCCGCTTGTGCTGTAGAGATGATCCACACCATGTCATTAATTCATGATGATCTCCCTTGCATGGATAACGACGATCTCCGTAGAGGAAAACCCACCAACCACAAAGTGTTTGGTGAAGACGTTGCTGTCCTCGCAGGGGATTCACTTCTGTCCTTCGCTTTCGAGCACATGGCTACGGCCACTCCATTAAACCAGGTCTCCCCCGGCCAGGTTGTTCGGGCTGTTGGAGAACTTGCTCGTGTTATCGGAGCGGAAGGGCTCGTAGCAGGTCAGGTAGTCGACATCGATTCTGAAGGTGCCGTCGACGTCGGACTCGAGCAGCTTGAGTTCATCCATATCCATAAAACTGCCAAGCTTCTTGAAGGGTCGGTTGTTCTGGGTGCTATAATTGGTGGTGGGAGTgatgaagaagtggaaaggcTCAGAAAGTTTGCCATTGGAATTGGGTTATTGTTTCAGGTTGTAGATGATATATTGGATGTGACGAAATCATCCGAGGAATTGGGGAAAACTGCTGGAAAGGATTTAGTGGCAGATAAGGTAACATTCCCTAAATTAATGGGGATTGAGAAATCAAGGGAGTATGCTGAGAAATTGGTTAAAGAGGCTAAAGAACAGCTTGTTGGATTTGATCAAGAAAAGGCTAAACCCTTAATTGCTCTTGCTGATTATATTGCTTACAGACAGAATTGA